In Anaerolineales bacterium, one DNA window encodes the following:
- a CDS encoding sulfite exporter TauE/SafE family protein, giving the protein MLTPLHFLLISIAALLAGGINALAGGGTLITFPMLTFLGVPAVSANVTNTVALCPGYFGGTLAQWNDLKGQKSRLWLIVPAGVIGGLLGGWLLLQTGEKLFRDLVPYLILLASGLLAVQDPVRAWLTRRMAAGQGSQLEKITWLPVALASVYGGYFGAGLSVIVLSALGLTLEDTLTRLNALKQAVAFSVNIAAAIYFLFSGQVLWSAALVMAIGALIGGWLGGKLAGKIKPSTLRWTVVTIGVIVAIIYFVR; this is encoded by the coding sequence ATGCTGACCCCCCTTCATTTCCTCCTCATTTCCATCGCCGCGCTTTTGGCTGGCGGGATCAACGCCCTGGCAGGCGGCGGGACGCTCATTACCTTCCCCATGCTCACCTTTCTCGGTGTGCCTGCCGTCTCTGCCAATGTGACCAATACCGTCGCGCTCTGCCCCGGCTATTTCGGCGGGACGCTGGCACAATGGAACGACCTCAAAGGACAGAAAAGCAGGCTGTGGCTGATCGTCCCTGCGGGGGTCATAGGCGGTTTGCTGGGCGGCTGGCTGCTTTTGCAAACGGGCGAAAAGCTCTTCCGCGATCTGGTGCCGTATCTCATTTTGCTGGCTTCGGGTTTGCTGGCGGTCCAGGACCCCGTCCGCGCCTGGTTGACGCGGCGCATGGCGGCAGGACAAGGCTCGCAGTTGGAAAAGATCACCTGGCTGCCGGTCGCGCTGGCTTCGGTCTATGGTGGATATTTTGGCGCGGGGCTGAGCGTCATCGTGCTCTCCGCGTTGGGTTTGACGCTCGAAGACACGCTCACGCGTCTGAATGCGCTCAAGCAGGCGGTGGCGTTCTCCGTCAACATCGCCGCTGCGATCTATTTCCTCTTCTCCGGGCAGGTGCTTTGGTCCGCAGCGCTGGTGATGGCAATCGGCGCGTTGATCGGCGGATGGCTGGGAGGAAAACTGGCAGGGAAAATCAAACCATCCACGCTGAGATGGACGGTGGTGACGATCGGTGTGATCGTAGCGATCATTTATTTTGTGCGGTAA
- a CDS encoding valine--tRNA ligase — MTKELPKAYDFKSTEDRIYALWETGGYFQAWNDPNKPGFDPSIKPFVISIPPPNVTGELHLGHAMFVSVEDLMIRYHRMKGIPTLWVPGSDHAGIATQLMVEQNLLRTEEVTREELGREEFLKRTWDWKKKYGNIITTQIRRLGASCDWSRERFTLDDGLSRAVREAFVHLHEKGLIYRGPRLINWSPGLKTAVSDLEVEYSEEEATMYHFKYMLKDDGKGESQTHPYIPVATIRPETILGDTAVAVHPEDERYKKFIGKTAIVPILGREIPVIADEYVSMEFGTGALKITPGHDPNDYDIAHRHGLPIISMLDKEAKVNENGGKYQGLDRFEARKQLWADMKEAGLVIREEKYVTTIPRSQRGGEIVEPMISEQWFVKIQPLADAALVAVKDGRIKIVPERFEKTYYNWLENIKDWCISRQLWWGHRIPVWYCPDGHMTCTREDPTECATCGSKDIRQDEDVLDTWFSSGLWPFSTLGWPEKTPDLKYFYPTSYMETGYDILFFWVARMIMMGLEFTGEAPFHTVYLHGLVRDEHGRKMSKTYGNVTDPLTVMDQFGTDALRFTLLVGSTPGNDMNLSVKKVEANRNFANKLWNAGRFVINTISTLEDGKLVAGDQSTSQPTYTLADSWIWAKLQQLVRDVERQFQNFQYGQAGQQIYDFIWSDFADWYVEIAKEQMKNDDTRYSTVKTLARVFDMSLRLLHPFTPFVTEEIWGHLHGALRESSLKDICKDWPDALIVARFPEPRKPEGWEEQKITEFSLLQESIRAIRNLRAEKNIKPSKKIGATFVTGSYAGLYNEYLPIISTLSSTDINETFVKTDYKLSDALAASTASLVVGSTNIYLSGIETSEEDKSRLEKELKEAGSHIERLEKLLASDFASKAPAALVRKERDKLAGYKDTAEKIKAQLK; from the coding sequence ATGACAAAAGAATTACCGAAAGCCTACGACTTCAAATCCACCGAAGACCGCATCTACGCGCTGTGGGAGACGGGCGGCTATTTCCAGGCGTGGAACGACCCGAACAAGCCGGGCTTCGACCCGTCCATCAAGCCGTTCGTCATCTCCATCCCGCCGCCAAACGTGACCGGCGAACTGCATCTCGGTCATGCCATGTTTGTCAGCGTCGAAGACCTGATGATCCGCTACCACCGCATGAAGGGCATCCCCACGCTCTGGGTGCCGGGCAGCGACCACGCGGGCATCGCCACGCAGTTGATGGTGGAACAAAACCTCTTGAGAACCGAGGAAGTCACCCGCGAAGAACTCGGACGCGAGGAATTCCTCAAACGCACCTGGGATTGGAAGAAGAAATACGGCAACATCATCACGACCCAAATCCGCAGACTCGGCGCTTCGTGCGATTGGAGCCGCGAACGCTTCACCCTCGACGATGGGCTGAGCCGCGCGGTACGGGAGGCGTTCGTCCACCTCCATGAGAAGGGATTGATCTATCGCGGTCCGCGGCTGATCAACTGGTCGCCGGGACTCAAGACCGCCGTCTCCGACCTTGAAGTGGAATACAGCGAAGAAGAAGCGACGATGTATCACTTCAAGTACATGCTCAAAGACGATGGTAAGGGCGAGTCTCAGACTCACCCCTACATCCCCGTTGCCACCATCCGCCCTGAAACGATCTTGGGTGATACGGCAGTGGCAGTGCATCCAGAGGACGAACGCTACAAGAAATTCATCGGGAAGACCGCCATCGTGCCGATCCTTGGACGCGAGATTCCTGTCATCGCGGATGAATACGTCAGCATGGAGTTCGGCACGGGCGCGTTGAAAATCACACCCGGACACGACCCGAACGACTACGACATCGCCCACCGTCACGGACTGCCGATCATCTCCATGCTGGACAAAGAGGCGAAGGTCAACGAGAACGGTGGAAAATATCAGGGGTTGGACCGCTTCGAAGCGCGGAAACAGCTCTGGGCGGATATGAAAGAGGCGGGTCTTGTCATTCGCGAAGAGAAATACGTCACCACCATCCCGCGTTCCCAGCGCGGCGGCGAGATCGTCGAGCCGATGATCTCCGAGCAGTGGTTTGTGAAAATCCAGCCGCTGGCGGATGCCGCGTTGGTGGCGGTCAAGGACGGGCGCATCAAGATCGTGCCGGAACGGTTCGAAAAGACCTATTACAACTGGCTCGAAAACATCAAGGACTGGTGCATCAGCCGTCAGTTGTGGTGGGGACATCGCATCCCCGTGTGGTATTGCCCCGACGGGCACATGACCTGCACACGCGAAGACCCGACCGAATGCGCCACCTGCGGCTCGAAAGACATTCGCCAGGACGAAGACGTGCTGGATACGTGGTTCTCGTCCGGCTTGTGGCCCTTTTCCACGTTGGGCTGGCCCGAAAAAACGCCCGACCTGAAATATTTCTATCCCACCTCCTACATGGAGACGGGCTACGACATCCTGTTCTTCTGGGTGGCGCGCATGATCATGATGGGGCTCGAGTTCACCGGCGAAGCGCCGTTCCACACTGTGTACCTGCACGGACTGGTGCGCGACGAACACGGACGCAAGATGTCCAAGACGTATGGCAACGTGACGGACCCGCTCACCGTCATGGACCAGTTCGGGACGGACGCGCTTCGCTTCACGCTGTTGGTTGGTTCCACACCCGGAAACGACATGAACCTGTCGGTGAAGAAGGTGGAAGCCAACCGCAACTTCGCGAACAAGTTGTGGAATGCGGGAAGGTTTGTGATTAATACAATTAGTACATTGGAAGATGGTAAATTGGTGGCTGGTGACCAATCTACTAGTCAACCAACTTACACCCTCGCTGATTCATGGATCTGGGCAAAACTCCAGCAACTTGTACGCGATGTGGAGCGCCAGTTCCAGAACTTCCAATACGGGCAGGCTGGACAGCAGATCTACGATTTTATCTGGTCTGACTTTGCGGACTGGTACGTGGAAATTGCGAAAGAACAGATGAAGAACGACGATACCCGCTATTCGACTGTCAAGACGCTGGCGCGCGTGTTCGATATGTCCCTGCGATTGCTGCATCCCTTCACACCATTTGTGACTGAGGAGATCTGGGGGCACCTGCACGGTGCTTTGCGTGAATCATCGTTAAAAGATATTTGCAAAGACTGGCCGGATGCATTGATTGTTGCCCGCTTCCCCGAACCACGCAAGCCCGAAGGCTGGGAAGAACAAAAAATTACTGAATTTTCTTTGCTCCAAGAGTCAATTCGTGCCATTAGAAATTTGCGAGCAGAGAAAAACATTAAGCCATCCAAAAAAATTGGCGCCACATTCGTTACAGGAAGCTATGCAGGTTTATATAATGAATATCTACCAATAATTTCAACGCTGTCTAGCACCGACATCAATGAAACATTTGTCAAAACAGACTATAAGCTTTCGGATGCACTAGCTGCATCAACAGCCTCTTTAGTCGTTGGCTCGACCAATATCTATCTTTCAGGAATCGAAACATCAGAAGAAGATAAATCCCGCCTCGAGAAGGAACTCAAGGAAGCCGGGTCCCACATCGAACGGCTGGAGAAACTCCTCGCCAGCGACTTCGCCAGCAAAGCCCCCGCCGCGCTGGTCCGGAAGGAACGCGACAAGCTGGCAGGCTACAAGGACACTGCCGAGAAGATCAAAGCGCAGTTGAAATAA
- a CDS encoding ABC transporter permease produces the protein MLKRILPLMISIGFALFAWHMIVQVSGLPRFILPAPADVWSRFLRAFNDGSLLYHTHITLLEIVLGLLAGILFATVVGYALAKSRTLEKVLAPYLVASQAIPIIAIAPLLVIWLGSGILSKVVICALIVFFPVLVNTIVGIRAVPAALYDMMASLRATRWQILFKLELPASLPILLGGLRIGATLSVIGAIVGELVDANRGLGFLLKLGDFQYDTSMVFVAVFMLIALALSLYGVVTMLEKRFLKWQK, from the coding sequence ATGCTCAAACGCATCCTTCCCTTAATGATTTCCATCGGCTTCGCACTGTTTGCATGGCACATGATCGTGCAGGTGAGCGGCTTGCCGCGATTCATCCTGCCCGCCCCTGCGGACGTGTGGTCGCGTTTCCTGCGCGCATTCAACGATGGAAGCCTGCTGTATCACACGCACATCACCCTGCTGGAGATCGTGCTGGGTCTGCTGGCGGGCATTCTCTTTGCCACAGTGGTGGGATATGCGCTGGCAAAATCGCGCACGCTTGAGAAGGTGCTAGCGCCGTATCTCGTTGCCAGTCAGGCAATTCCCATCATAGCGATCGCGCCCCTGCTGGTCATCTGGCTGGGGAGCGGGATCCTCTCGAAGGTGGTCATCTGTGCGTTGATCGTATTCTTTCCCGTGCTGGTGAATACGATTGTCGGCATCCGCGCCGTGCCGGCAGCGTTGTATGACATGATGGCCTCCCTGCGCGCCACCCGCTGGCAGATCCTGTTCAAACTTGAACTGCCTGCCTCCCTGCCAATTTTGTTGGGCGGACTGCGCATCGGTGCAACGCTTTCCGTCATCGGCGCCATCGTAGGGGAGCTGGTGGATGCAAACCGGGGGCTTGGCTTCCTTTTGAAACTCGGCGATTTCCAGTATGACACGTCCATGGTATTCGTGGCGGTCTTCATGCTGATCGCGCTGGCCTTGTCACTGTACGGTGTGGTGACGATGTTGGAAAAAAGATTTTTGAAGTGGCAGAAATAA